The Rosa chinensis cultivar Old Blush chromosome 7, RchiOBHm-V2, whole genome shotgun sequence DNA segment TCTTCAGACCAGAAAACATGAGGATTGATGTGCTATCAAAGTCCTCATTTAATTCAGAAGGTATTCCCAATTATGCCAAAAAATAAAGGATGCTTCTTGTCCATCTTATTCGATCTATTTGTTTGGCTGCTAGCAATTGTATTTTAGATCGATTAACTCATTTTTGAGAAGTAGCTTTAGCAGGTATTGTCGTTCTATCCTTATATTCATCCTATTTCTGACCGACAGTATGCAGATGATTTTTATTCCTTATTTTACTTGCTACATACACATATATTATTTGGAGTTTGCAGCAGTAAAAGAGTGTGGTCAAGCACTAACATGTCCTTCAATTGTTTCAGATTTCCAGTGCGAGCCTTGGTTTGGGTCACATTATACTGAAGAAGATATATCTCCAACTCTGATGAAGTTGTGGAAGGATCCTCCAGAAGTTGATATTTCATTGCATCTCCCTCAAAAGAATATGTTCATTCCTGGTGATTTCTCCATCCGTTCAGATGTTTGTTGTCCTGATATTGCAATTATATCTTCTCCAAGATGTATACTTGATGAACCAATGGTGAAGATCTGGTACAAGCTTGACAGTACTTTTAAACAACCACGGGTAAATGCATACTTCCGCATAAATCTGAAGGGTGGATATGATAATGTCAAGAGTTATGTTTTGACTGAACTGTATATCGAGCTTCTTGAGGATGAGCTGAATGAGATCATCTATCAGGTGAATATCTCTTCTATTAGGTTAAGGTTTTGTTAAAATACTTTTACTGGGAACACCACTTGCATTCAAATCAATTTTGAATATCTCTGCAGTCTGCATCGATGTTGGTTCATTATGAAAACTTGGATGCTATAATGGCTAATAGGAGAAACTAGTAAACCACTGTACATAACTTCCAGAGAACTATCTGCAGTTGCATTTTATTACGTAAATCCGAAACtataaatgtgttttcttttctaaataTTTGAAGAACTGGGTCGTCTTCTCTTCTATCTCCGTTCTTCAAAGTTTTaattttcatatcaaatttCCTCATTTTAATCATCTCAATGTTTAGGAGCTCAGTTGTAAGATATGACTTGTACTTGTAGTGGCTACTAGTGGCTAATTATACTTATATTGTCCCCCAAATTTAGTAGTTCATTGGTCAATATTAGTCATTCTGTTCTCAGTGACTTGTGACGTTTTTTCTAGAAAAAATGCTGTAGAATCTATACAGTGACAGAATCCTTTATTCTCTGCGTGTAGGCCAATGTCGCTGGGCTGGGAACTAATGTATATGGGTCTAACGACTTTATGGAGCTGAAGGTTTACGGTTTCAATGATAAGCTCCCAGCTTTATTGTCAAAAATTCTGACAGTAGCTAGAAATTTCTTGCCAACATATGATCGTTTCGAGGTATGCTGGAATACATTATGTCTGCACTCCACTCTATGTCTGGTTCAAGTTTTATTATGTATACACATGAGAATACCTTGTTGGTTTATGGCTTGGTTATGACAAAGTAGCACATAACAGGTTATTAAAGAAAGAATGGAGCGAATGTTAAAGAACACCAATATGGATCCTCTGAGTCACTCTTCATACTTGAGACGTCAAGTTTTGTACCATAGATACTATGATGTAGATGAAGAGTTGGAAGTTTTAAACAGTTTGTCTGTTTCTGATATGAAGTCGTTTATTCCTGTGCTTTGTTCCCAGGTATGGTATACACATCTGTTTCTGGCTTATTGACTCCCTTTTCTTCCACTTTCATGGCTTAGTGAGACTAGCTATCAACTGTGAAATCAAATGATTATTATATTATGTTTTGGACCTTTTTTGTAAATAATCAGAATGGCTTCAACTTACTCTCCCCTCTGAATGCACAGCTTTACATTGAAGGCCTTTGTCATGGAAATTTGTTAGAAGAAGAGGCAATCAGCCTTTCCaatatatttaaaacaaaattctCTGTAGAACCACTTCCTATCGAATTGAGGCATAAGGATCACTGTATGTGCCTTCCTCCTTATGCTAACCTCATTAGAGAAGCCAGTGTGAACAATAATTCTGAAACAAACTCTGTATTTGAGGTAATTATGGTGGATTAtatttttcttggttttccATCTATAAATGTATCTTCTTTCTCTTATATGGTGATCTCCCGATTGTTTTGTTTTCACATTGCAGCTATATTTTCAAATTGAGATTGAGTCCACCAGACTGAGTGCGTTGGCAAAACTTTTTCAGAAAATTGTAAAGGAACCACTTTACGATCAGCTAAGGTATTTGTATGAGGCTGAAAGTATTGCTTGCATAGTTAAAGAATCTGAATTTGATAATATAATTTATTTGGAGCCAGATGATTATTTTTAGACGTAAACTCTCATAATTGCCCATTTATTTTGTAAAATAGGACGAAGGAGCAGCTTGGCTATGTTGTGTGGTGTGGCCTGCGAGAAATACGTCGTGTATATGGCTTTGTTTTCTGTGTCCAGTCATCTGAGTACAACCCAATCTACTTACAAGGAAGAGTTGACAACTTTATAAATGGTGTGGATCAGTTGTTGGTAAGCATTCACAGTTCCTTAttgtccaaagaaaaaaaaaagcattcaATGTTCCTTCTAAATGCTACTTAATAAGGTCCTATGGTCCTCCTTAATAGCAAAAAATGTGACAATACTAGTTTAAGGTTTCCCCAATTCGTTAGTAAGCTTTTTAACTGTTCTGTACTATGCATACACTAAATGTTTTAAACCAATGTGACATCCCACAACTTGAGGTTCCATAATGAAACATATACAAGGCATTTGGGATTGGATCTGATTTCATAGTGTTTTGTCTACTAATATAATTTAAGTTGCATGATTGTCTATATCATGCATTCTCAAAACCATATTTCATGATTATTGATTCTGCATTGGTGTTGCCATTTGCAGCATGGACTGGATGATGATTCCTTTCAGAATTATAAAGATGGACTAATGGCAAATCTATTGGAGAGAGATGAAACCCTCGCACGTGAAACATCTAGGCTTTGGGAGGAGATTACCAATAAAAGGTACTGTATACATGATCTCTACTAGTCAGGTTGATCTAAGACTGTCATCCCTTGGGTTCTCTAATGCTTGTGCTTCTACACTGTGTCTAATAAATGTTGATCTACAGGTATATGTATAACTGGCCAGAAAAGGTAGCTGAAGAGGTCAGAAGCCTTCAGAAGGAGGACGTTATTAACTTTTACAAAATGTATTTGCAACCATCATCTCCGAAGTGTCGGAGACTTGCAATTCGTGTTTGGGGTTGCAACACTGATTTCAAAGAAGCTGAAGCACCACCGGAGTCTATACAAGTCATTCAGGACCTTGCAGCCTTTAAGATGTCAACTGAGTTCTATCCTCATGGTTTGTGAAAATCTAAGGACTGTTTCTGAATTGTTGACAGAAATTGAACCGTTGAGCCTTTAACATTGAGGGCGTCATTTTTTTTATCAGGTTGTATATATGAGATTATTATTGTTTACATGAGTTGTATCGATTCTTTCCTATTGTTTGTAGTTTTGTTGCTGTAGAATTGGGATATAGTATACAACTTCTATCACTACAAATAAATGAAAAGAATAAAATCatccttttctcttttattgT contains these protein-coding regions:
- the LOC112176718 gene encoding nardilysin-like isoform X1, with translation MGRCNFSSDDIVIKSPNDNKLYRLITLENGLTALILHDPEIYPLPSTEAQIDPLLPQNGELESKEKGGAFQTKKAAAAMFVGMGSFSDPPEAQGLAHFLEHMLFMGSTAFQDENEYDSYLSKHGGSSNACTREENTSYHFEVKPEFLKGALSRFSQFFVSPLMKSEAMERELQSIDSEFNRVLQNDFCRLEQLQGHTATPGHPFNKFTWGNKKSLDDAREKGINLRQQILKLYRDYYHGGLMKLVVIGGESLDILEQWVLELFGDIKKGPRVNLEFKAEGPIWNAGKLYRLEAVNDVHMLHLAWTLPCLNEHYLKSPDYFLSHLLEHEGRGSLYFYLKARGWATYLSASVNRSSVADVFCMIIYLTDSGLVQIFEIIGLVYQYIKLLRQVSPQEWIFQELQDMGNISFRFLQDQPQDEYAVKLGGNLLRYSPEHVIFGDYVYETWDEELIKYVLGFFRPENMRIDVLSKSSFNSEDFQCEPWFGSHYTEEDISPTLMKLWKDPPEVDISLHLPQKNMFIPGDFSIRSDVCCPDIAIISSPRCILDEPMVKIWYKLDSTFKQPRVNAYFRINLKGGYDNVKSYVLTELYIELLEDELNEIIYQANVAGLGTNVYGSNDFMELKVYGFNDKLPALLSKILTVARNFLPTYDRFEVIKERMERMLKNTNMDPLSHSSYLRRQVLYHRYYDVDEELEVLNSLSVSDMKSFIPVLCSQLYIEGLCHGNLLEEEAISLSNIFKTKFSVEPLPIELRHKDHCMCLPPYANLIREASVNNNSETNSVFELYFQIEIESTRLSALAKLFQKIVKEPLYDQLRTKEQLGYVVWCGLREIRRVYGFVFCVQSSEYNPIYLQGRVDNFINGVDQLLHGLDDDSFQNYKDGLMANLLERDETLARETSRLWEEITNKRYMYNWPEKVAEEVRSLQKEDVINFYKMYLQPSSPKCRRLAIRVWGCNTDFKEAEAPPESIQVIQDLAAFKMSTEFYPHGL
- the LOC112176718 gene encoding nardilysin-like isoform X2 produces the protein MKMSYLSKHGGSSNACTREENTSYHFEVKPEFLKGALSRFSQFFVSPLMKSEAMERELQSIDSEFNRVLQNDFCRLEQLQGHTATPGHPFNKFTWGNKKSLDDAREKGINLRQQILKLYRDYYHGGLMKLVVIGGESLDILEQWVLELFGDIKKGPRVNLEFKAEGPIWNAGKLYRLEAVNDVHMLHLAWTLPCLNEHYLKSPDYFLSHLLEHEGRGSLYFYLKARGWATYLSASVNRSSVADVFCMIIYLTDSGLVQIFEIIGLVYQYIKLLRQVSPQEWIFQELQDMGNISFRFLQDQPQDEYAVKLGGNLLRYSPEHVIFGDYVYETWDEELIKYVLGFFRPENMRIDVLSKSSFNSEDFQCEPWFGSHYTEEDISPTLMKLWKDPPEVDISLHLPQKNMFIPGDFSIRSDVCCPDIAIISSPRCILDEPMVKIWYKLDSTFKQPRVNAYFRINLKGGYDNVKSYVLTELYIELLEDELNEIIYQANVAGLGTNVYGSNDFMELKVYGFNDKLPALLSKILTVARNFLPTYDRFEVIKERMERMLKNTNMDPLSHSSYLRRQVLYHRYYDVDEELEVLNSLSVSDMKSFIPVLCSQLYIEGLCHGNLLEEEAISLSNIFKTKFSVEPLPIELRHKDHCMCLPPYANLIREASVNNNSETNSVFELYFQIEIESTRLSALAKLFQKIVKEPLYDQLRTKEQLGYVVWCGLREIRRVYGFVFCVQSSEYNPIYLQGRVDNFINGVDQLLHGLDDDSFQNYKDGLMANLLERDETLARETSRLWEEITNKRYMYNWPEKVAEEVRSLQKEDVINFYKMYLQPSSPKCRRLAIRVWGCNTDFKEAEAPPESIQVIQDLAAFKMSTEFYPHGL